Proteins from one Acidiphilium multivorum AIU301 genomic window:
- a CDS encoding Hsp20/alpha crystallin family protein: protein MTQINAGAPAKANVSSRRRFLKNRLQERRIAMPSTQVEPRPKAAEPERRPQAAPEFWRPFESLRREVNRLFEDFDGGLLRRALPTSLPFEPFLSRGLGAPAVDIVEQEKAFVITAELPGLTEKDVEIKATDDTLAIAGEKRTEQETSEADYQLCERRYGKFERRFSLPAGADASKIEARFANGVLTITLPKRPEAIRAERKIEIKAG from the coding sequence TTGACCCAGATCAATGCCGGCGCACCAGCCAAAGCTAACGTCTCAAGCCGTCGACGGTTTTTGAAAAATCGTCTTCAGGAAAGGAGAATCGCCATGCCGAGTACCCAGGTCGAACCCCGGCCGAAAGCGGCGGAACCCGAACGCCGCCCGCAGGCGGCGCCCGAGTTCTGGCGCCCGTTCGAGTCCCTGCGCCGCGAAGTGAACCGGCTCTTCGAGGATTTCGACGGTGGCCTGTTGCGTCGCGCCCTGCCCACCAGCCTGCCCTTCGAACCGTTCCTCTCGCGCGGCCTTGGCGCTCCCGCGGTGGATATCGTCGAACAGGAAAAAGCCTTCGTCATCACGGCAGAGTTGCCCGGGCTGACGGAAAAGGATGTCGAGATCAAGGCCACCGACGACACGCTCGCGATCGCCGGCGAAAAACGCACCGAGCAGGAAACCTCAGAAGCGGACTACCAACTCTGCGAACGGCGTTACGGCAAGTTCGAGCGTCGCTTCAGCCTGCCTGCCGGCGCCGACGCATCGAAGATCGAGGCACGCTTTGCGAACGGCGTGCTCACGATCACGCTGCCCAAGCGCCCCGAGGCCATCCGCGCCGAGCGCAAGATCGAGATCAAGGCGGGCTGA
- a CDS encoding DUF5666 domain-containing protein produces the protein MTAPDSHTARARRVVALLIAALLSLGLPVARAQGAGGIGGTGIEQETGGIGGTGIGEETGGIGGTGIQRAPGGIGGTGAPIVGYGPIQRFGSVFVNGREYRIDADTLVTIDGHPATVASLRVGDIALVRGVAIGAHGGFARSIATWQAIIGPVSHVADGGHVITVLRQTVTLGASVRPPRLRPGQVVGLSAQRLANGEWVAHRVTVLPPTHAFRLEAAVNTAGAGHVTIGRLTLRADPAQIAGLHAGERVVASGIIVNGHPVLTTLEPRPIQLGAPGTRVEVRNYFRSTGNGRLLAADGMEATERAGRQRLSGLYPVEVVGEIAENGEISATEVTPEVPSLPQSEPPATKAGPSGSTTKSSTAAEVRTNEGPAGNPGTAHASGDVEPPEVGETPDTEAAEVEAPEIEVPSPQTPEPDIDAPEVEPPADQ, from the coding sequence ATGACCGCCCCTGACAGCCACACCGCGCGCGCGCGCCGCGTCGTCGCCCTGCTGATCGCAGCACTTCTCTCTCTTGGCCTGCCGGTCGCCAGGGCCCAGGGCGCAGGCGGCATCGGCGGCACCGGCATCGAACAGGAAACCGGCGGCATCGGCGGCACCGGGATCGGCGAGGAGACCGGCGGCATCGGCGGCACCGGCATCCAGCGCGCCCCCGGCGGCATCGGCGGCACCGGCGCCCCGATCGTCGGCTATGGCCCCATCCAGCGATTCGGCAGCGTCTTCGTCAATGGCCGCGAATACCGGATCGACGCGGACACGCTGGTGACGATCGACGGTCATCCGGCAACCGTGGCGAGCCTGCGGGTCGGCGACATCGCCCTCGTGCGCGGCGTCGCCATCGGAGCGCATGGCGGGTTCGCCCGCAGCATCGCCACCTGGCAGGCGATCATCGGGCCGGTCTCGCACGTGGCGGATGGAGGGCATGTCATCACCGTGCTGCGGCAGACGGTCACCCTCGGCGCCAGCGTGCGGCCGCCGCGGCTTCGCCCCGGGCAGGTGGTCGGACTCTCGGCACAGCGCCTGGCGAATGGCGAATGGGTTGCACACCGGGTTACGGTCCTGCCGCCGACGCACGCCTTCCGGCTCGAAGCCGCGGTGAACACTGCCGGGGCAGGCCACGTAACGATAGGCCGCCTCACCCTGCGCGCCGACCCGGCACAAATCGCTGGGCTCCATGCCGGCGAGCGTGTCGTTGCCTCTGGCATCATCGTCAACGGCCACCCTGTACTGACCACGCTCGAACCGCGACCGATCCAGCTCGGCGCGCCGGGAACGCGGGTCGAGGTCCGGAACTATTTCCGCTCGACCGGCAACGGCCGGCTGCTGGCCGCCGACGGAATGGAAGCGACCGAGCGGGCCGGCCGGCAACGACTCTCCGGCCTCTACCCCGTCGAAGTCGTCGGCGAGATCGCGGAAAACGGCGAGATCTCGGCCACGGAAGTCACGCCCGAAGTCCCGTCGCTGCCGCAATCCGAACCGCCCGCGACCAAGGCGGGCCCAAGCGGCAGCACCACGAAATCCTCCACCGCCGCAGAGGTCCGCACGAATGAGGGCCCGGCCGGAAATCCCGGCACCGCCCACGCTTCGGGCGACGTCGAACCCCCAGAGGTGGGTGAAACGCCCGATACCGAAGCCGCGGAGGTCGAGGCGCCGGAAATCGAGGTGCCAAGCCCGCAAACACCCGAGCCGGATATCGACGCACCGGAAGTCGAACCGCCGGCCGACCAGTAG
- a CDS encoding DUF6502 family protein, with protein MESDIEHMLRRLLRPLVAYLMRRGLGYIAFRDLLKRVYVDEALRGHEGDEAPTDSQISVVTGINRREVKRLREIATHPDTAEPRDRMAGVNAAARVVGTWVSAAAFRGPDGAPLPLTTRGEGDDPGFDALLRAAKVDVRARTVIEELERAGVVERLADDRLRLLRTAFTPTEPREKLLFLGANVGDHMRSAFHNLAGETPVFIERALFHNGIGASRLNAARPVLSDMADRLLRQCNEQLLEGNLASTDAAGGDPEREALRRLRLGVYYYETDADDRP; from the coding sequence ATGGAATCTGATATCGAACACATGCTGCGCCGGCTGCTGCGCCCCCTCGTCGCCTATCTCATGCGGCGGGGGCTGGGTTACATCGCGTTCCGCGACCTGCTCAAGCGCGTCTATGTGGACGAGGCGCTGCGCGGGCACGAGGGCGATGAAGCCCCGACCGACAGCCAGATCAGCGTCGTCACCGGTATCAACCGCCGCGAGGTCAAGCGGCTCCGCGAAATCGCCACGCACCCCGACACGGCCGAACCGCGCGACCGGATGGCCGGGGTCAACGCCGCCGCGCGTGTGGTCGGCACCTGGGTCTCGGCCGCCGCCTTCCGCGGCCCGGACGGCGCGCCCCTGCCCCTGACGACCCGCGGCGAGGGGGACGACCCCGGTTTCGACGCCCTCCTGCGGGCGGCCAAGGTCGATGTGCGGGCCCGCACCGTCATCGAGGAACTTGAACGCGCCGGCGTCGTCGAACGCCTGGCGGACGACCGGCTGCGCCTCCTGCGCACCGCCTTCACCCCCACCGAACCGCGGGAAAAGCTTCTCTTCCTCGGCGCCAATGTCGGCGACCACATGCGCAGCGCCTTCCATAATCTCGCCGGTGAAACGCCGGTCTTCATCGAGCGCGCCCTGTTTCATAACGGCATCGGCGCCAGCCGCCTGAACGCCGCCCGGCCGGTGCTGTCCGACATGGCGGACCGGCTGCTGCGCCAGTGCAACGAGCAACTGCTCGAAGGCAATCTCGCCAGCACGGACGCCGCCGGCGGTGATCCGGAACGCGAAGCCCTGCGCCGCCTCCGCCTCGGCGTCTATTATTACGAGACCGACGCCGATGACCGCCCCTGA
- a CDS encoding glycosyltransferase family protein, translating into MRDVQVVELDNGPGGAGAVWRQGWMPGRDPRDAEAGDRDPAPSERRHQGNARRARLRPLIPCAGRVGPAVVFLYSHDTFGLGHLRRNLAIAERLLEAGQFSVHLLTGSPVIAQWRLPSGLHVHPLPPVVKTGAETYAAREAGHSFGLVKGYRAALILTLALRYRPDIFLVDHAPAGMNGEILPTLAMMRRDLPDTRVMLGLRDILDSPDTVRATWAEQEILPLLEQAYDDILVYGSRKLFDVVDAYGIAGETAARVRYCGHVVAADLLRPDAEEGTPCWSAARAAGRKVVLVTAGGGGDGFALMEAYLHGLSRMAPGACHSVIVTGPLMSVDQRAALTATAAGREDIDLVDYITDPLPSLRAADLVIAMAGYNTSVELIAARKRTILVPRPAPRAEQRLRAHLLARLGLVRAIEQGPDLADRLAREIPAALAAPPPSSVAWAQLDFNGAERVAAHLATAIEARSAASGIAGEFV; encoded by the coding sequence ATGCGTGACGTTCAGGTTGTCGAACTGGACAATGGTCCGGGAGGCGCAGGGGCGGTCTGGCGGCAGGGGTGGATGCCGGGGCGTGATCCGCGGGACGCCGAGGCGGGAGACCGGGATCCGGCGCCTTCCGAGCGCCGTCATCAGGGCAATGCCCGCAGGGCCAGGCTGCGCCCGCTCATTCCGTGTGCCGGACGGGTCGGGCCGGCGGTGGTTTTCCTGTATTCTCACGACACGTTCGGCCTCGGGCATCTGCGGCGGAACCTCGCGATCGCCGAGCGCCTGCTGGAGGCCGGTCAATTCTCGGTCCATCTGCTGACCGGCTCGCCGGTCATCGCCCAGTGGCGGCTGCCCTCGGGACTGCATGTGCATCCGCTGCCGCCGGTGGTGAAGACCGGCGCGGAAACCTATGCGGCCCGCGAAGCCGGGCATAGTTTCGGTCTGGTCAAGGGGTATCGCGCCGCGCTGATCCTCACGCTCGCGCTGCGCTACCGGCCGGATATCTTCCTTGTCGACCACGCGCCGGCGGGGATGAACGGGGAAATCCTGCCCACGCTCGCGATGATGCGCCGCGACCTGCCGGACACGCGAGTGATGCTCGGGCTGCGCGACATTCTCGACAGTCCGGACACGGTGCGCGCCACCTGGGCCGAGCAGGAGATCCTGCCGCTGCTCGAGCAGGCGTATGACGACATCCTCGTCTATGGGTCGCGCAAGCTGTTCGACGTCGTCGATGCCTACGGAATCGCGGGCGAGACGGCTGCGCGGGTGCGCTATTGCGGCCATGTCGTCGCTGCCGATCTGCTGCGGCCGGATGCCGAGGAAGGCACGCCGTGCTGGTCCGCCGCGCGAGCCGCGGGGCGCAAGGTCGTGCTGGTGACGGCGGGTGGCGGCGGCGACGGGTTCGCGCTGATGGAGGCCTATCTGCACGGCCTGTCGCGAATGGCGCCGGGAGCCTGCCATTCGGTGATCGTCACCGGTCCCCTGATGTCGGTCGACCAGCGTGCGGCGCTCACCGCCACGGCGGCGGGGCGGGAGGACATCGATCTCGTCGATTACATCACCGACCCGCTGCCGAGCCTGCGTGCCGCCGATCTCGTGATCGCGATGGCGGGCTACAATACCAGCGTAGAACTGATTGCCGCGCGCAAGCGGACGATCCTGGTGCCGCGGCCAGCGCCGCGGGCGGAACAACGTCTACGGGCGCATCTGCTGGCCCGTCTCGGCCTTGTGCGCGCCATCGAGCAGGGGCCGGATCTCGCCGACCGTCTCGCGCGGGAGATTCCGGCCGCCCTCGCCGCGCCGCCGCCTTCGTCCGTCGCCTGGGCGCAACTCGACTTCAACGGCGCCGAACGCGTCGCCGCCCATCTTGCAACCGCCATCGAGGCGCGTTCGGCCGCCTCCGGCATTGCCGGGGAGTTTGTCTGA
- a CDS encoding glycosyltransferase: MPAFAYLDLAGEPDLADAPIAYVMKRYPRLTETFILNEIRAMERLGTKLHIVSLLPPEPPPHHPMVAEVEAPLHPVPAASARAGRREIAHAHARAIAAAPLRYLGAVARAALWCTRSPTPLSVWKQFLRGGVIATLCRTHGIRHIHAHFANAPAASAWFASMMTGLPFSFTAHAKDLYLTPPEVIRKRGQAARFVATCTGYNVRYLASLLGDQADKIHLVYHGIDLGLFGARKVAEAKPAEGRLILSVGRLVPKKGHDDLIAACALLRDRGIAFRCRIVGEGPLRAELQAQITASGLEGIVTLDGAMTHADLITLYGTADAFALAPRITEDGDRDGIPNVIAEAMAIGVPVVSTSVSGIPELVRDGETGRLVPPRDPAALATAIEATLADRAQARRLAAAGRARLEGEFDLWKTTRRLHALFGCAECEEAPPKGGSRFRAEGLAAQPSLAEVAP, translated from the coding sequence ATGCCTGCCTTTGCCTATCTCGATCTCGCCGGAGAGCCGGACCTCGCGGATGCGCCGATCGCCTATGTCATGAAGCGTTATCCGCGCCTGACCGAGACCTTCATCCTCAACGAGATCCGCGCGATGGAGCGGCTCGGGACGAAGCTGCACATCGTCTCGCTGCTGCCGCCGGAACCACCTCCGCATCATCCGATGGTCGCCGAAGTGGAGGCGCCGCTGCATCCTGTGCCGGCGGCAAGCGCCCGGGCAGGACGGCGGGAGATTGCCCACGCCCATGCCCGCGCTATCGCTGCCGCGCCGCTGCGCTATCTTGGCGCCGTCGCCCGTGCCGCGCTGTGGTGCACGCGGTCGCCTACGCCGCTTTCGGTCTGGAAGCAGTTCCTGCGCGGCGGCGTGATCGCGACCTTGTGCCGGACCCACGGCATCCGCCATATCCACGCCCATTTCGCCAATGCGCCGGCAGCCTCGGCCTGGTTCGCCAGCATGATGACCGGGCTGCCGTTCAGCTTCACGGCGCATGCCAAGGATCTCTATCTCACGCCGCCGGAGGTGATCCGCAAGCGCGGCCAGGCCGCGCGCTTCGTGGCCACCTGCACGGGCTACAATGTGCGGTATCTGGCTTCGCTGCTCGGTGACCAGGCCGACAAGATCCATCTTGTCTATCACGGTATCGATCTCGGCCTGTTCGGCGCCCGCAAGGTGGCCGAGGCGAAGCCGGCGGAAGGCCGGCTGATTCTCTCGGTGGGCCGGCTCGTGCCCAAGAAGGGCCATGATGACCTGATCGCCGCCTGCGCCCTGCTGCGTGATCGCGGGATTGCGTTCCGCTGCCGGATCGTCGGCGAGGGGCCGCTGCGGGCGGAACTGCAGGCGCAGATCACGGCGAGCGGGCTGGAGGGTATCGTGACGCTCGACGGCGCGATGACCCATGCCGACCTGATCACGCTCTATGGCACCGCCGATGCCTTCGCGCTGGCGCCGCGCATCACCGAGGATGGTGACCGGGACGGGATTCCGAATGTGATTGCCGAAGCGATGGCGATCGGCGTGCCGGTGGTCTCGACCAGCGTATCGGGGATTCCCGAACTGGTGCGCGACGGCGAGACCGGGCGGCTGGTGCCACCGCGCGACCCCGCGGCGCTGGCCACGGCGATCGAGGCGACGCTGGCCGATCGCGCGCAGGCGCGGCGCCTGGCGGCGGCAGGTCGGGCGCGGCTCGAGGGCGAGTTCGACCTGTGGAAGACGACGCGCCGGCTGCACGCGCTCTTCGGCTGCGCCGAGTGCGAGGAGGCGCCGCCGAAGGGCGGTTCGCGGTTCCGCGCCGAGGGTCTGGCGGCGCAGCCCTCCCTGGCGGAGGTCGCGCCATGA
- a CDS encoding glycosyltransferase: protein MKILYLNLDRGIPVEGDKGASVHVREFVTAAAALGHEVTLACTTRGAGNPPPPARILQFGAPPTDMSIGNEIERRERVRLDHDGLVADRICSTLARLGIEPDLVYERHALFHRAGVSIAARLGVPRILEVNAPLVEEQRRFRGLYLVDEALEAEEASYRGADAIIAVSRQVAAHVAGVIGRTDRIHVVPNGVDLARFANVDAIGAVIRARLGLAGRRIAGFIGSFKTWHGVPFLIEAIAAAAAWHPDLHLLAVGDGPERDAVAALVAKLSLADRVTLPGRIPHGEIPGWLGAMDFTVAPYLPQPDFYFSPLKIFESLAAGRAVVAPEIGEIDGIVAHGETGLLYPAGDGIALQAALSRLLADQAACQTMGWRGRQRLAGRDWRDVVRLCLALAPVRLPA from the coding sequence ATGAAGATCCTGTATCTCAATCTCGACCGCGGCATTCCGGTCGAGGGTGACAAGGGTGCTTCGGTGCATGTGCGCGAATTCGTCACGGCCGCGGCGGCGCTCGGCCATGAGGTGACGCTCGCCTGCACTACGCGCGGCGCTGGCAACCCGCCGCCGCCGGCGCGGATCCTGCAATTCGGCGCGCCGCCGACCGACATGTCGATCGGCAACGAGATCGAGCGGCGCGAGCGTGTGCGTCTCGATCATGACGGGTTGGTCGCGGACCGGATCTGCTCGACGCTTGCCCGCCTCGGCATCGAGCCGGATCTGGTCTACGAGCGGCACGCGCTGTTCCATCGCGCTGGCGTTTCCATCGCTGCGCGGCTCGGCGTGCCGCGGATTCTCGAGGTCAATGCGCCGCTGGTCGAGGAGCAGCGGCGATTCCGTGGCCTGTATCTCGTCGATGAGGCGCTGGAGGCCGAGGAAGCCTCGTATCGCGGGGCGGATGCAATCATCGCCGTCTCGCGGCAGGTGGCGGCGCACGTCGCCGGCGTGATCGGCCGGACGGATCGCATTCATGTCGTGCCGAACGGTGTCGATCTGGCGCGGTTCGCCAATGTTGATGCCATCGGGGCGGTGATCCGTGCCCGGCTCGGGCTCGCCGGCCGGCGGATTGCCGGCTTCATCGGCAGTTTCAAGACTTGGCATGGCGTGCCGTTCCTGATTGAGGCGATTGCGGCCGCTGCGGCGTGGCATCCTGACCTGCACCTTCTTGCGGTCGGTGACGGGCCGGAGCGCGACGCCGTGGCGGCACTTGTGGCGAAACTCAGCCTCGCCGACCGGGTGACGCTGCCGGGACGCATCCCGCATGGCGAGATTCCAGGCTGGCTCGGGGCGATGGACTTCACCGTTGCCCCCTATCTGCCGCAGCCGGATTTCTATTTCTCGCCGCTGAAGATTTTTGAGTCGCTGGCGGCCGGGCGCGCGGTGGTTGCGCCGGAGATCGGCGAGATCGACGGCATCGTCGCCCATGGCGAAACAGGGCTGCTCTATCCGGCCGGCGATGGTATTGCGCTGCAGGCGGCGCTGTCGCGCCTGCTTGCCGATCAGGCCGCCTGCCAGACGATGGGTTGGCGTGGCCGGCAACGGTTGGCCGGGCGCGACTGGCGTGACGTGGTGCGGCTCTGCCTCGCCCTCGCACCGGTCCGGCTGCCCGCATGA
- a CDS encoding ABC transporter ATP-binding protein, whose protein sequence is MTGPGGAWLRAYLRSEWRALSAGASVMAARAGILLMLPWPLKFIIDNVIFQRRLAPWLHGVLPDPLTQRMALLDTLGLAMLGLGIADALLVYLGNRLFLDAGQRIVFAIRADLFAHLQRLSLAFHRRQRAGELMARLTGDVRQLQDFIVAVGIDLLPHGLTILGMATVMLLIDWRYALIALSVAPLLFWIARVYAGRLRHALRQVRRHETTLSGVMQEILGSVQVVQAFGREPHEDGRFGAHAGRSLEAGLHASAVQAQFSPVMNLAIAVATGAIAWYGAATVIRGTLTPGELLIFLAYLRGIATPARQLAKTGRVFGRASVAIERIGEYRAERSSVAEAPEALPFAGRASRIEFREVGFGYRDDHEVLHGVSFALEAGRTIALVGATGSGKSTIASLIPRFYDATSGAVLLDGQDIRGLRLADLRRQVALVLQDPVLFQASVWENIAYGREGAGRDEAIAAARAVGIDAMVEGLPDGFDTMVAERGQSLSGGQRQCIAIARAMLCDAPIVILDEPSSSLDAGTERRVMAALDRLAANRAALVIAHRLSTVRAADEILVLDDGRIVQRGTHEALLAEGGRYKALWQALRDDSPSPQLRLVAQ, encoded by the coding sequence ATGACCGGGCCGGGCGGCGCCTGGCTCCGCGCCTATCTCCGCTCGGAATGGCGGGCCCTTTCGGCGGGTGCCTCGGTGATGGCGGCGCGGGCCGGCATTTTGCTGATGCTGCCCTGGCCGCTGAAATTCATCATCGACAACGTGATCTTCCAGCGCCGGCTCGCGCCCTGGCTGCACGGGGTGCTGCCCGATCCGCTCACCCAGCGGATGGCGCTGCTCGACACGCTCGGCCTTGCCATGCTCGGGCTCGGCATCGCCGACGCGCTGCTGGTCTATCTCGGCAACCGGCTGTTTCTCGATGCCGGGCAGCGGATCGTCTTCGCCATCCGCGCCGACCTGTTCGCGCATCTGCAACGCCTGTCGCTCGCCTTTCACCGCCGCCAGCGCGCCGGCGAGCTGATGGCGCGGCTGACCGGCGATGTGCGGCAATTGCAGGATTTCATCGTCGCGGTGGGGATCGACCTGCTGCCGCACGGGCTGACCATTCTCGGCATGGCGACGGTCATGCTGCTGATCGACTGGCGGTATGCGCTGATCGCGCTGTCGGTGGCACCGCTGCTGTTCTGGATCGCGCGGGTTTATGCGGGGCGGCTGCGCCACGCGCTGCGCCAGGTGCGACGGCACGAGACGACGCTGAGCGGGGTGATGCAGGAAATCCTCGGCAGCGTGCAGGTGGTGCAGGCCTTCGGCCGCGAACCGCACGAGGACGGGCGGTTCGGCGCCCATGCCGGCCGCAGCCTCGAAGCCGGGCTGCACGCCAGTGCGGTGCAGGCGCAGTTCAGCCCGGTGATGAACCTCGCCATCGCGGTCGCGACCGGAGCGATCGCCTGGTATGGCGCGGCGACGGTGATTCGCGGCACGCTGACGCCGGGGGAATTGCTGATCTTCCTCGCCTATCTGCGCGGCATCGCCACCCCGGCGCGGCAGCTCGCCAAGACCGGGCGGGTGTTCGGCCGGGCGTCCGTCGCGATCGAGCGGATCGGCGAATACCGGGCCGAGCGGTCGAGTGTTGCGGAGGCGCCGGAGGCGCTGCCCTTCGCCGGGCGGGCGTCGCGGATCGAATTCCGCGAGGTCGGCTTCGGCTACCGCGACGATCACGAGGTGCTGCACGGCGTTTCCTTCGCGCTGGAGGCCGGGCGCACCATCGCACTGGTGGGCGCGACCGGCTCGGGCAAGAGCACGATCGCGAGCCTGATCCCGCGCTTCTACGACGCGACATCCGGTGCCGTGCTGCTCGACGGGCAGGATATTCGCGGGTTGCGCCTCGCGGATCTGCGCCGACAGGTGGCCCTCGTGCTGCAGGACCCGGTGCTGTTCCAGGCGAGTGTGTGGGAGAACATCGCCTATGGGCGCGAGGGCGCGGGGCGGGACGAGGCGATCGCGGCGGCGCGTGCGGTCGGGATCGATGCGATGGTCGAGGGCCTGCCCGATGGGTTCGACACCATGGTCGCCGAGCGCGGGCAGAGCCTGTCCGGCGGGCAGCGGCAGTGCATCGCCATCGCCCGCGCCATGCTGTGCGACGCGCCGATCGTCATTCTCGACGAGCCGAGCAGCAGCCTCGATGCCGGCACCGAGCGGCGGGTGATGGCGGCGCTCGACCGGCTGGCGGCGAACCGCGCCGCCCTGGTGATCGCGCACCGGCTCTCCACCGTGCGCGCCGCCGACGAAATCCTGGTGCTCGACGATGGCCGCATCGTCCAGCGCGGCACGCATGAGGCGCTGCTGGCCGAGGGCGGCCGATATAAAGCGCTCTGGCAGGCGCTGCGCGACGATTCTCCTTCTCCCCAACTTCGCCTGGTGGCTCAATGA
- a CDS encoding histidine phosphatase family protein, with translation MRCITDPRAGGRALLLARHGRTAWTGEGRYQGRSDQPLSPEGWADAAVLAAALGDEPLASIYSSPLLRARQTAGCIAARRGDVAVIVDDRLAEIAFGDWEGRTQAEIRAATPEALRRWKRDPGGMRFPGGETLAEARARLHGFLADLPDQGGAVLAVTHAGMIRLACLDAEGRGDDGFRGIRIAPGAVRRFSLGGAAVAAPPFHHETVE, from the coding sequence TTGCGGTGCATTACTGACCCGCGCGCCGGCGGCCGGGCGCTGCTGCTCGCACGGCATGGACGGACGGCGTGGACCGGCGAAGGCCGTTATCAGGGGCGCAGCGACCAGCCGCTCTCCCCCGAGGGCTGGGCGGACGCCGCTGTGCTTGCCGCCGCGCTGGGCGACGAGCCGCTCGCTTCGATCTATTCCAGCCCGCTGCTGCGGGCGCGGCAGACGGCCGGCTGCATCGCCGCGCGGCGTGGCGACGTCGCGGTGATCGTCGATGACCGGCTGGCCGAGATCGCGTTCGGCGACTGGGAGGGACGCACCCAGGCCGAAATCCGTGCTGCGACACCCGAGGCGCTGCGGCGCTGGAAGCGCGATCCCGGCGGGATGCGCTTTCCCGGCGGCGAGACGCTGGCCGAGGCGCGGGCGCGGCTGCATGGATTTCTCGCCGATCTGCCGGATCAGGGCGGGGCCGTTCTGGCCGTCACCCATGCCGGGATGATCCGCCTCGCCTGTCTCGACGCCGAAGGGCGCGGCGATGACGGGTTTCGCGGCATCAGGATCGCACCGGGCGCGGTGCGGCGCTTCTCCCTTGGCGGCGCGGCTGTCGCGGCGCCGCCTTTCCATCATGAAACCGTGGAGTGA
- a CDS encoding UDP-glucose dehydrogenase family protein, producing the protein MRIVMIGAGYVGLVSGACFASMGTEVIVVEKDPCRVAALQAGRIPIYEPGLDRLVADSVRAGRLRFEVALDRALPGADAVFLAVGTPSRRGDGHADLSHVFAAAAELAAALPAPTVLVTKSTVPVGTGRRLAALMREIRPDLDVPVASNPEFLREGSAIEDFMRPDRIVVGTDSVQAEAVLRALYRPLNPAGVTLLCTGLETAELIKYATNAFLAMKITFINEMADLCEQVGADVHELARGMGLDRRIGPKFLHPGPGFGGSCFPKDTQALMRIAQDAHAPARLVETVVSVNEARKAAMAGRILAAFGGTVRRRRIAVLGLTFKPETDDMRDSPAIPIVHRLVELGAEVVAYDPAGMEQARRDLPAEVVYASGAASALAGADGAVLVTEWNEFRALAPDWLRATMRGRVVVDLRNVFDPAAMRAAGLDHHAIGRPAPHRALAGEAELALAAAD; encoded by the coding sequence ATGCGCATCGTCATGATCGGCGCCGGCTATGTGGGGCTCGTCTCCGGCGCCTGCTTCGCCAGCATGGGCACCGAGGTGATCGTCGTGGAAAAGGACCCGTGCCGCGTCGCGGCGCTGCAGGCGGGGCGGATTCCGATCTATGAGCCCGGGCTGGACCGGCTGGTCGCCGACTCCGTGCGGGCGGGGCGGCTTCGCTTCGAGGTCGCGCTCGACCGCGCGCTGCCCGGCGCCGACGCCGTGTTTCTCGCCGTCGGCACGCCGTCGCGCCGGGGCGATGGCCATGCCGATCTGTCCCATGTGTTCGCCGCCGCCGCCGAGCTGGCCGCAGCCTTGCCGGCGCCGACCGTGCTGGTGACGAAATCGACCGTGCCGGTGGGCACCGGGCGGCGGCTCGCCGCGCTGATGCGCGAGATCCGGCCGGATCTCGACGTGCCTGTGGCCTCGAACCCGGAATTCCTGCGCGAGGGCAGCGCGATCGAGGATTTCATGCGGCCGGACCGGATCGTCGTCGGCACCGACAGCGTGCAGGCCGAGGCGGTGCTGCGCGCGCTCTACCGACCACTCAACCCGGCCGGGGTGACGCTGCTCTGCACCGGGCTGGAGACGGCGGAGCTGATCAAATACGCGACCAACGCCTTCCTCGCGATGAAGATCACCTTCATCAACGAGATGGCGGATCTGTGCGAGCAGGTCGGGGCGGATGTTCACGAACTGGCCCGCGGCATGGGGCTCGACCGGCGGATCGGCCCGAAATTCCTGCATCCCGGCCCCGGTTTCGGCGGCTCGTGCTTCCCGAAGGACACCCAGGCTCTGATGCGGATCGCCCAGGATGCGCATGCGCCGGCGCGGCTGGTCGAGACCGTGGTGAGCGTGAACGAGGCGCGCAAGGCCGCGATGGCTGGGCGGATCCTCGCAGCCTTCGGCGGCACGGTGCGGCGGCGGCGGATCGCCGTGCTCGGCCTGACCTTCAAGCCGGAGACCGACGACATGCGCGACTCCCCGGCGATCCCGATCGTGCATCGGCTGGTCGAGCTTGGCGCCGAGGTGGTGGCCTACGATCCGGCCGGGATGGAGCAGGCGCGGCGGGACCTGCCGGCGGAGGTGGTCTATGCGTCGGGCGCCGCTTCGGCGCTTGCCGGGGCGGATGGCGCGGTGCTGGTGACCGAATGGAACGAGTTCCGCGCCCTGGCGCCGGACTGGCTGCGCGCGACGATGCGCGGGCGCGTCGTCGTCGATCTGCGCAACGTATTCGACCCGGCGGCGATGCGCGCGGCGGGGCTCGACCATCACGCGATCGGCCGGCCGGCGCCGCATCGAGCACTTGCCGGCGAGGCGGAGCTGGCGCTCGCCGCTGCGGATTAG